A stretch of the Mycobacteroides immunogenum genome encodes the following:
- a CDS encoding cytochrome c oxidase assembly protein gives MTPNMATEPLTWTMVGLAWQLDIAGVLGAVVLGAGYGVALSRARSHRSDIRGVWVGCYVAGLACWVLACMSFVGVYAPILFWVRALQVVLLLLVVPFFLTLGRPVTVLRGALEPATKERFDQALSSTPARILTHPLTTSVAMLATPWLLYLSPWYTASLSNGTLAAVTRMLLVLIGFAYFYARLQVDPVPRKYPQLISLLISVAETIGDGVLGLVLWQGPLLASAYYLALHRSWGPDLRTDQTIGAGVLWILGDVLGLPFLLLLMRALSADDKAHAAQIDAELDRVDRSSSLKRADPTEDPAPSTLWWENDPQLRDRFGQR, from the coding sequence ATGACACCCAACATGGCCACCGAGCCTCTCACGTGGACGATGGTGGGTCTCGCGTGGCAACTCGACATCGCGGGGGTCCTGGGCGCCGTCGTACTGGGCGCCGGCTACGGCGTGGCACTGTCCCGTGCGCGGAGTCACCGATCGGATATCCGCGGCGTATGGGTGGGTTGTTACGTGGCCGGGCTCGCATGCTGGGTTTTGGCCTGTATGAGCTTCGTGGGCGTCTATGCGCCGATCTTGTTTTGGGTGCGTGCGTTGCAGGTTGTGTTGCTACTCCTGGTCGTGCCCTTCTTTCTCACTCTCGGCAGGCCGGTGACGGTGCTGCGTGGCGCACTGGAACCGGCCACGAAGGAAAGGTTCGACCAAGCGTTATCGTCAACGCCCGCAAGGATCTTGACGCATCCGCTCACGACATCTGTGGCCATGCTGGCCACGCCCTGGCTGCTGTATCTGTCCCCCTGGTACACGGCGTCGCTCTCGAATGGGACGCTCGCGGCAGTAACGCGAATGCTGTTGGTATTAATTGGGTTTGCGTATTTCTACGCCCGCCTGCAGGTGGATCCGGTTCCGCGCAAGTATCCGCAGTTGATATCGCTGCTGATCAGCGTCGCCGAGACCATCGGCGACGGAGTGCTCGGATTGGTGCTGTGGCAAGGGCCTCTCCTGGCATCGGCGTATTACCTCGCGCTGCACCGGTCCTGGGGGCCAGATCTGCGCACCGATCAGACGATCGGTGCTGGAGTTCTCTGGATCCTGGGCGATGTGCTGGGGCTGCCTTTCCTGCTGCTGCTCATGCGCGCGTTGTCAGCGGACGACAAGGCGCATGCCGCTCAGATCGACGCCGAACTTGACCGCGTAGACCGGTCGTCATCGCTGAAGCGCGCCGACCCGACTGAGGATCCGGCGCCATCGACGCTATGGTGGGAGAACGATCCTCAACTGCGCGACCGGTTCGGACAACGCTGA